A single genomic interval of Anthonomus grandis grandis chromosome 17, icAntGran1.3, whole genome shotgun sequence harbors:
- the LOC126746582 gene encoding KRAB-A domain-containing protein 2-like yields MQAEFESQLVRLLETSGTQKHNLMGKDHYLTILNDLKEANLCKAQSKTLSAKQYRRIKCFDITSISAVEKLIQIRKEDSDAILYFVSTDEVFPIVHQAHISTGHKRHKGISRNNTNYLLNLMSILYNASTAPLARQAVKNSYILQDPIAWFSLQISLALEEELKKKYANITRETINIYLKLCEICQLKKTAPRKGIVVKPILSKLMNSRCQVDLIDMQTDPDGDYSFILNYQDHLTKYCVLRPMKSRTAVKTARNLIEMFCLFGAPSILHSDNGREFSNQVINNLKCQWPHLKIVHGKPCHSQGQGSVGRCNRDVRDALIC; encoded by the exons ATGCAAGCTGAATTCGAGTCACAATTAGTTCGGTTATTGGAGACTTCAGGTACTCAAAAACATAATCTTATGGGGAAAGATCATTACCTCACTATACTTAATGATCTAAAGGAGGCAAATTTGTGCAAAGCCCAATCAAAAACCCTATCTGCTAAACAGTACAGAAGAATAAAGTGTTTTGATATAACAAGTATAAGTGCCGTGGAGAAGTTAATTCAAATACGCAAAGAAGATTCTGATGCCATACTTTATTTTGTTTCCACGGATGAAGTGTTTCCTATCGTTCACCAGGCACATATTTCTACGGGTCATAAACGGCACAAAGGTATATCTCGGAACAATactaattatttactaaatctAATGTCAATATTGTACAATGCAAGTACCGCCCCATTGGCTAGACAAGCCGTTAAAAACAGCTACATATTACAAGATCCTATTGCCTGGTTTAGTTTACAAATTAGTTTGG CATTGGAAgaagagttaaagaaaaaatacgccAACATTACTAGAGAAACTATTAACATATACCTAAAACTGTGTGAAATATGTCAACTGAAAAAAACGGCACCTAGAAAGGGAATCGTTGTTAAGCCTATTTTAAGTAAACTAATGAATTCTCGGTGCCAAGTTGATCTTATTGATATGCAGACCGACCCAGATGGAGACTACTCATTCATCTTGAACTATCAAGACCATTTGACTAAGTATTGTGTTCTACGCCCAATGAAAAGTAGAACTGCTGTAAAAACTGCCAGAAACCTAATagaaatgttttgtttatttggagCTCCGTCAATACTCCATTCTGATAATGGCCGTGAATTTTCCAATCAggtcattaataatttaaaatgccagTGGCCACATTTGAAAATCGTTCATGGAAAACCGTGCCACTCACAGGGTCAAGGTTCTGTGGGACGGTGTAACAGAGATGTTCGAGATGCTCTTATATGTTAG